The following are encoded together in the Bacillus sp. V2I10 genome:
- a CDS encoding OFA family MFS transporter: MTKTKNRWLIAAAAVGIHISIGSVYSWSVFTNPLRDEHNWRLSEISLTFSIAILFLGLSAAFMGHFVEKYGPRASGLLSTLCFAAGLIGAGFAESIGSLYLLYFFYGVLGGIGLGIGYITPVSSLVKWFPDRRGLATGLAIMGFGFASLIASPVIASLISNVGIDRTFYILGTVYFIIMISSSFYLAPPPEGWMPVNKKENQPAAENVKSDLSQLTANEAVKTLRFWALWAMLFINVACGIAIISVASPMAQDIAGLSTAAAAAMVGIMGLFNGFGRIGWATVSDYIGRPNVYTAFFAIQTAAFLLLPNVTNASVFQALIFLILTCYGGGFASIPAYIGDLFGTKQLGAIHGYILTAWAAAGLAGPLVVSWIRETTNSYSLTLYIFGSAFVAALAISLLIRINIKKVRDINRTSASNAVSHHT; the protein is encoded by the coding sequence ATGACGAAAACGAAAAATCGCTGGCTGATTGCAGCTGCTGCGGTAGGGATCCATATTTCAATTGGCTCTGTTTATTCATGGAGCGTATTTACCAACCCCCTTAGAGATGAACATAATTGGCGGTTAAGCGAAATCTCGCTTACATTCAGCATTGCGATTCTGTTTTTAGGATTATCTGCAGCATTTATGGGACACTTTGTTGAAAAATATGGACCCAGAGCTTCTGGTCTTCTTTCTACGCTATGTTTTGCGGCGGGATTAATAGGAGCAGGTTTCGCTGAAAGTATAGGGTCTTTGTATCTTTTGTATTTTTTTTACGGAGTTCTTGGAGGCATCGGGCTTGGCATCGGATATATTACCCCGGTTTCCTCATTAGTTAAATGGTTTCCCGATAGAAGAGGACTTGCGACAGGACTTGCCATAATGGGCTTTGGGTTTGCATCTCTAATTGCCAGTCCTGTTATAGCATCCCTCATATCAAATGTTGGAATAGACCGGACTTTTTATATACTTGGAACCGTCTATTTTATCATCATGATCTCATCATCGTTTTATCTTGCTCCTCCTCCTGAGGGATGGATGCCTGTAAATAAGAAAGAAAATCAGCCTGCCGCAGAAAATGTAAAGAGTGATCTGTCACAGCTGACAGCTAATGAAGCAGTCAAAACGCTGCGCTTTTGGGCTTTGTGGGCAATGCTTTTTATCAATGTTGCATGTGGAATTGCAATAATATCCGTAGCATCCCCGATGGCTCAGGATATTGCAGGTTTAAGCACAGCTGCAGCCGCAGCTATGGTAGGTATTATGGGGTTATTTAATGGCTTTGGACGAATAGGGTGGGCAACTGTATCAGACTATATTGGCCGTCCTAACGTATATACTGCATTCTTTGCCATACAAACAGCTGCATTCCTTTTACTTCCTAATGTCACAAACGCCAGCGTATTTCAGGCCCTTATCTTTTTAATATTAACCTGCTATGGAGGAGGATTTGCTTCCATTCCAGCTTACATTGGCGATCTTTTTGGCACAAAACAGCTTGGGGCTATTCATGGGTACATTCTGACCGCATGGGCGGCAGCAGGGCTTGCAGGTCCGCTTGTTGTTTCATGGATCAGAGAAACGACTAACAGCTATTCTTTGACCCTCTATATTTTTGGAAGTGCGTTTGTTGCTGCTTTAGCTATTTCTCTTCTAATAAGGATCAATATAAAAAAAGTTCGTGATATAAATCGCACATCTGCATCTAATGCAGTAAGCCATCATACTTAA